TCCGCCGGGGTGACGGAAGAGGGAGGTGCGCCGGAATGTGACTGGAAATGTGATTGTCTCCTGCTCCATGACgggatatttacatttttccgaGGAGAGGACGTGACTCCGCAGAATTACTTCGGAGGGTTCGTGATTCCAAAACACTGCGCTGCGGGAAATTAttctatttcacttttttttcattttcactgaaattattatttacagtGAAACCTCAGTTTTCATAATAAATCCGTTGCAGAAAGTCCGGTTGAAACGGAATTGTAcgaaaaccaaagcaatatttcccagaggaaacaatgcaaatccaattaatccgttccagacacccaaaaatattaacacaaaaagttacattttaaagaGAATAATAGCAAAAGAATTTTACATAGAGAAAACAGTGTAAaatcctgtcaaaagtcaggccttcaaaataaaagcacacgaGTACAATACAGTCGCATCACAATTTCTTGGCTTATTTAACAGACTATGTTCTGCGCTCGTTTATCAAAACAAGCCACCATGAGGCCAAAGAAAGTGTGGTGAGGCTGTGTTATTATACGGTGTGCTTTTCTTTTGAAGCtctgacttttgacaggatgGGTTTCGCCGATGTGTTGCTGAGCAGAGCGGGAGGgttattgccttgagttgtAAATAAAAGCTTGCAATGTGAAATAAGCCTTGGCAGGATTGCTAGGATGGCCTTGGATGTGATTGTATTATGCGGGTGTACCTAAAGAAGTGTCTGGAAGACCGACGACATCACTTCACTCCTACAAAGTCCGCGGTCGGCTTCAGTCCACGTCCGTGTCCATGTTGATCTCGTTGCTGAGGTTGAGGTAGAAAAAGGCGTAGACGCAGACGACAAAGAACACGATGGCCACGAGGACCAGCAAGGCGTCCTGGCAAgataagaaaacattttgtcactCGGGTTCTTCAGGAAGTAATTGAGGGCAATAAGTACGTAAAGTCAATAAGTCACCGAATAAGTGCAGTAAGTAAAATAGGAAGCAAGTAGGTATCGCCTCActgaaaagtcaaacaaaaaaagtatttttcaagaGGAAATTCAAAAGAGATCCTAGTAAAATCTCAACTCAAGATGTCTCGCTGCAATCACAAACTCAAAGAAGCCATTTTTTGCCGTTCAATTGTCTAATCGTCCCTCCCGAACGGAAGCTTTCCGCACGAGTGGCGCCGCGGTCCACTTGACGACGGGATTGCTGGAGTGCAACAATCTTCATCAGCTCGAGTTTCATTAGGGCCACTCCGACTTTCTCCGCTCGTTCTTTCTCCGCCCAACGTCATTAGCAAACTAAACTTTCTCATCAGCAGTGGATGAGGTTGGAGGTTCTTCAAGGAAAGCGAGAGTGCTGATTGGGGGCTACTCGAGAAGAACAAACTGGGCCACAGCGCCGGCGGAGGCGCGCcgacgacaacaaaaaaaaacaacgaagcAAACCAAAGCAGAGGAACTGTATTGACTTCCCGTTTAGGCAGCCAACTAATCGGGACGCTCTCAATTACTGACTAAAAATTGTATGACATCAAACTTGGCTCATTATTCAAGCATTCCATGTTTGTAGCTAGTGCTACAGATCATTTATGTCCCGTTTCGTGTTTTTCGGCAGAAAACTAGTGCTGCCTAAAGACATACAGTACCTAGCGCACAACATGTTCACGTGAATGACAAACGTTATATTGATGGAATTCCATCATGTAGCACGACCCATCCCTAGCCACCGCTAGCAGCGCGCGTATTTGTGTGTACACAGCACGCGTCACCGGCGACTGGTCACAGTTGCGGTCGCACAAGTCCTGCCCGTCtaccactctctctctctctctctctctcgctctctctcgctctctctcgctccacGCTTCTCCATGCCAAGTGGTCCAGACGGCCCCGCTAGCAGCACAGCCGCCAGACAGGCTGTCCTGGCAGCTGCTGGCTCCTCATGCCGCTACGTGGGCTTGGCGCGACACGGAGGGAGGCCAGCTGCCTCCACAACAGAGGGAGGACCGGCGTGGAGGACGGGGAGGAGAATGGAAGGAGAAAACCCCACAAACGCCAACGCTAAAGCCAAACCCAAGCCAAAACTCTTCTTCCTAGCGCTTAACCACAAGATCAACTCTAACCCTGACCCCTAACCCTGTCCCTCAACGCAAACTAAAAACCAAACGCCCAACCCGAAACCCTAATTAGGGATGTCGCGATCACATTTTGTTGCACCCGAGTCCGAGTCGCTTGACTCTGAAAATCGTCTGATACAGAGTCCTGATCCGATCCTTCGGCAGTACAGTAAGAAGACGGTACAAAAAAGTGAGACGAACGTAACAGTCGGATTAGACGCGGCTTGATTGGTCGTGCCTGGAATGTGAGGCGCAAGGATGACGTCATGGAAAAGCGACCGTTGTCGTGTTACCGTCTCGGACGCTACGTTACTGTAGCAACGGCGCTAACCAGATTGCATACGGTCGATGTTGTTATGTAGCACTACAATATTTAGCGTTGCATTACACAGCTCTATTTGTAACCTTTCAAACTTGGCAACATTTAAACACCTGATCTTTTTCACCCGAAACCCATCAGCCGGAAATGACGTGACCAACCCCGTTTTCTAATCACACTGTCGGATCGGGACAACCCTACCGCTAATGCGAAACCCTTAGCCCTTAGCCCTAGCCGCAAATCCGAACACCAACCCTAACTCAAAACCCAAGGCAGAAACCCTAATCCCTTACCCTGAACCCAAAACTAACCCAAATGACTCTTTCACATCCAGGCTGAATTTGACACCACACCACTCGAGGCCAACGACGTCCGAGACTCGttttaattccccccccccccccgtccgtCCCTGAGGTATTTTTAATCCGACGCTCCCCTCGTCTTCATGTCAAAAGATGAATAATTCACGAGCCGTATCAATATTTCAAGATAGCGACTAATCTAATTGGATTAAAGACGTTCTTAATGGGGCCCTGCCGTGTCTCAgcgatgcactttttttttttttttttttttttttttttttaaagatgaccATTTCATCACAGCCGTGCATTTAATCCTCCCCGCACGACGCCGGCAGGATGGCGGAATATTAATGAGGTAAGGCTACCAATTATTCACACACCGGAACGGAACAATAGTGCTATATTTGCACTCAATTACAGCGCGCAGGGGCTTGGTACAGActtggattctttttttcccccccaaaagatATGAAAGGAACTTAATCTCACCCTGAATCCAGACGAGTTCTTCTTGGCTTCCGCTTTGAGCCGCGTGGCCTTCAGGACCGACTTTGTCTTTTTGTAGTCCTGTTTCcctgttgcaaaaaaaaatgttttttttttttttgttttagttttttttttgcatgatttattcattattttggtgcctaaaatggccgctttaTAAAGCGGGGGAACCCACCGATCTGTTTCCTGTACTGATCGACTGGTAGGTTGGTGGCGCTGGCGTCCTTCTTCCCCATTCTGCGTTTTCAGCCTGAaagaattacaaaaacaaaaaagagacaaaaatgagAATTTGTCAGGAAATTTGGTAACAATCGGAACAAATCTCTAAGAAGGaccccctggaaatggccaaaatggcttcaaaccaaaacgacATTCTCTCCGTGTCTTCTCCGGCACGTCTTCTTGAGAATTTGTTGTGCATTTTCTCCTGATAAACTTTACTTTATGCCGCACAAAGGCTGAATTTTCCCAAATTTCAAGgactgttttgtctttttatagAAAGTCATCAAACATCGCCACAAtgacaacaatttgaaatcctCCAAATTTACGggagtgccttgagatacaacttAGTTCTAGcgttttagcattaagctaggggACTATAAGACAAAGTGATGTGGTTGTAATTCTCTTCATATTACTTTGACTTCTTTTCGTGCATGGACtttcttgagacttttgtgTGCGGGTCCATTCATGAAAGACATTCACTTCCAAGTCTGACGGTGAGAATAACAAAAGATGGGACGTTTGGTTTATTCCGGTACATCTGCGAGGCGGGATTCCGTTCATTCCTTCTCGTCACCTTTTCATCTGCGAGCACATCACTCGCGATCCGTTTGATTGACACCTTGCTTCCCATTCTGGCCGCGCTCGGCTTTGATTTGCCCGACAGCTCCGCCGCAGCGGGAGGCTCTAATTAGCTAAGTGTTAGCATTAAAGGAGGATATTTGCATCCAAGCGGAAAGGCCACATTTCCTGAAATCAGGGTCAGGCCCTGGGGGTGTTTATATACTCCAGTTATTTAGTTATGTAGCCGTTATTTAGAAAGAGGTGTCTATTTTGGGGAAATGTGGCCACGGTAAATTAATTACTAAATTAATACTGGcagcaccttttttttcctggggttaaaaagaaaaaaaaggatcgTTTTGTTGAAAGATGTTGACAAATATAACTTTTGTTACGTGTGCATGAAACAGTAATTTGTGGCCAGGAATTAGGTATAACGTACTACATTGTGGCCACAATAACACAATAACGTGTGTATAATGCTACATTTTGGCAACAAAAATTCGATGTGGCCATGATTCAATTGTATATTATGCATTCGAAGTActattttgtggccacaaaacactaattttactctttttttttttttactttaaaaagcaTCCTCGTGCGTTCACGTGAAACAAAAGTGGGGGAATACTGTCGAGTCtctaatgggaaaaaaaagttaaaagaaagaaaaaaagggaattagCATGCTCAAGGAGCGTGCAGACCGATGCGTTCTCACGGGAGACATGTTTCCAGTCagagagaaaagcacaaaagCAGTTAGGAGCCCCTAATGTTAGCTTTTGTACAAATACACACGACATTATTCCAagttaaaaagcaaaacatcctCCCACAGTTTCCATTCATTCAATTCGCCAAAAATACTCACACAGTCCGGGTTCTTTCAAGTTGTGTATTGCGTGGCTGCGTAGACGAGTTAACAGCTGGAACGCTGCGGACACATGcgagtcaacaaaaacaaaacaaattttaaaaaaaacactgcattttttttgtactttgctCTGCGTTTCTTCCAAAACGCCAGCGCAGCACTGTTTTTGCAGCGATTTCCGGGTTTCCACGTCTACACTAGTGACAGGCGGGGATTCCGTCCAATCAGATGCGGCTATTGGTAGCGTCCGCCAATAGGAGGACGAAAGGGCGGGGAGAATGAGGGGGAAAAGTGGGTTTCTGGTCAAACGATTGTTATTACGAAAgtaaaatgtttggtttttttcaatattttttctgaaaagaTATTAGGGTTTTTAAACAGCAAAAAACAATATGTGTTAATTTGGAGGGgaaaagaaaacatattttgtaacTTGAGCCAAAATGGCCACATTGGCAGTAGAACCGTGTGAGCCCTCCAAGCCAATCGGTGAAGAAAgctaacaataataaataataccaaTAATAAATTATACCTAATAATAAATCCATGACAATAATAAAGCATATtgttttataatataataaacacacattttgaaaaaattacTAAAGTGTCAATACAGATCTTGAGCCAAAATGGACAaggaacaatatttttttaactcagcCAATCGGCACAGAAGGgtaagaataataatttaaaatgaaaattattccgtttaaaaaaaaaaagtaaaataacaaaaacaatacacataaacacacagggCATAAGCACGCAACTTGTTACCCGCTCAAGTTGCCATGACGCCCAAGTTTGACACGTGAACAAACAGCATCGACGGCGGCCCTCGACTGTGTTGTCCTAACATGGCCGTCAAGCTCAGCGTGCTCGAGTCACTTAATGCACTCCAGCCTGGATGTAGCGTGCGCGTGATTAATTTCTCCTGTTGAGTGAAACAAACCAAACGTGCTGTGCCCTGTCACGCTGATATAtatgaagagaagaaaaaatgcattattggTTTCAACGGGAAAATACTAAGTACGATTTACTCTTGATTGTGCGGACTTGAATTAAAAGATGTGAAGGTGATGTGTTATGCTATTTTTGCACAGATTTAAATCCTTCAAATTAGCGGTATACATGTATTTggattatatttatataatgtgtTCAGTGTAAACAACAACAGTGcggctcagcctctggctagcagATTAGCAATAtgtcaaagtgttttttgttttggatttttatcatttctaatttgaaacAAAGTTGAAAACTGCAAATACCAGTACCATAACGTTATCCTTATACATCCCAACTTTTAACATTTCTATTTGTTTCTTCACGTTTTTAGGCACGATTCAAGTAACCCCGATACGATGGATATGTGGCATGGCGATGTACGCAAAAAGTCATGTATCGGAAATGCCCAATTCGATTTTGACGTGTATAAATAACAAAGACAATTGGAAAAGTTTGAAAGTGCATCGATCGTTAAATCAGCAACACAATGAGGCTTGGCTAACCTTCGCGAAACCTACGGACGCTAAAATGTTAGTCCAGACTAAACGATATGGAATCATtcataatgtttttaaaatcgGTTTATATACGAATTGCTTGAAAATAGACGTCAAATAAATGGGCTATACAGTAGGCTCTAAATCAGAGCTAGTCATTATTAGCTGCAGTGTAAAGTCATATTGCTAGCCTGGAGGAGAGAACACGCAGGGAGTATTTCCCGTTTAATATTCCGCTCTCATTTTCCGTGTAGCGCTCGAGCAGCCGCTTATTGACGAGGGAGGGAGTGTATCAGCGCAGATACAGCCAGccaaatgagcttttttttttttttttttatataagttAAGCGTCTTACACCAGGGACCTGGAGAAGATACGTTATCAGCCGATAGATTTAGTCTCGCTTCACTCCAGTTATTATCCGCGCAAAAGTGGGCTTATGCGATCAACTTGGCAGCCTAAACTTTATATCAGTATCTTGTATCTCATTTATCAACCCGCAGTGGATACAATGACATATTTACACGCTTATGTAAAATGCTTTTTGGGCTATAGGAGCTAGCCTGTGGTTGGCATGAATCTAGAAACTAGAAAAGAAATTGTTCATTCAGGTAACCAGACGTAGAAACGTCaagatttgaaaagaaataacaTGGCCGGTCGGACAGCGTGTTCGTGAACACCGATCcgtgttaaatttaaaaataagtctTGCGAGAAAAGCTAAGGTAAAAAGCTAGGTCTTAGCATGAAGCAAGCAGATGAAGTGTTCACGAGGATAGATAGAGGTCCAGAATTGCAAGAAAGGACAAAGAGTGTATTTGTAAATCTTTCTTTGTATTAATTATAAAATGAGTATTGCGAGAAAAAGCTGAATAAGCTAAGTGCTAGCATGACGCGAGCAGCTGAAGTGGTTAGCGAGGTGACCAGATGTCCATATTTGCATAGAAAGGACAAGGAGAGTTGGACAGCGTATTTGTAaacactgctctgtattaaatataaaatgtttattgtaaGGAAAGCTAAATTCAAAAGCTAGGGGCTAGCGCAACGTTCGCAATTGAATAATTAACGAGGGTGGCCGGACGTCACCCGCATCACACAGCAAATAAAGGACGGGGAGGGTCGCATGGGCAATTAAAcactactctgtattaaatataaaatgtacttttgaaagAAAAGCTATAATTAGCTGTCATGGGTGAATACTACCTCTTATGGAACGGCAACTTTCCCCCCGTTTGGGTTACCGATCAATAAAAGCAAACTCGTCCGTCTGCTTGGCGGCGGGCAGGCAGCGGCTGTCGGAGTGACGGCCGTGATTCATGCTCAGCGGTGGGAGGCGTGCGGACCGGAGGGATCGGTCGCCCTCCCCCAAGGCAACCGGCGGCGGTCGGCCGAGGATGAGAGCAGCGTGAGCCGAAACCCGGCCTGTAATTTGCCACGTTCTGTACGCGGAAGCGTGCGGCGAGGATGATTGGGGAGAGGGGGCGAGGGTTATTGATTGATGGCTATGACAGTCCAACTTCACTCTGAGCAAGACAACAAATGCAATGTTTTCACTGTCGGGACAAAACCAATTGCCagcgagaaagaaaaaaagaaagaaaaacacgtATGTTCACTTGGCCATTTTTAATACGCAAATTGCCAACAATCTTCGatcataaattacatttttgcagcGAAAAATTACAGTCAaacaaaaaattgaattgtcagaaagcaaaaaaaaaaaaaaaaacatcattcgCTTGACACTTGccgttactttgttttaatggcGACTAACAATGAACGGAATGTTTTCATCTTAGAATTGCGTTCAAGTCCAATGCAAAATGCCAGCaagcaaaaaaagcaacaaaacccTGCACGTGTGTTCACTTGACACTTACCGTTACTTTGTTTGAATACGTCACCCGACAGCAATCTTCATTAATGAACAAAAATCGGTCAAGCCAAAAATCCGCCAACTGCCATTACTCGACCTTAGATAATGAAAGTGAAGGTTTTCAACTAATAACGTCAAGTCCAAATCAAATTGTCAGTAAGCAAAACATACgtccattgttttgtttttaaaacctgCTGACGACCTCTGATAGCGAATGTTATCTTTTCAGCTAATAATTCCGatcaagcaaaaaaataaaaaatacaaaatttgcaCTTGACTCTCGCAGTTACTTTGCTTTAATGCTGACAATTTTCAATGATGGTTTTAGTGAATAAAATTCGGTCAAGCCATGCGGCAtctcattcaaactcatgttaaacggAAGTCAGCaaattcagatgttctagtgggCTTTTTCTGGACATTTTGCTCGTCGCATCTGACAGCTCAAGCttgcatttgaaaataattttgaacgccgctctgcattaaatataaccctctgttttttttttttttccaagcataGCAACATCTCCTGGTTTACACGAGCACCTCACGACGTCGCTACTTTCGTTTCCGGAAAGCCGGAACGCTATTGACATTCCCACGCAAGTGGCGTTTAGGGATTGCGCGACTTGTAACATTCTCGTACGAAGCGAGGAAGGCGAAGGCGGGACAATAGCGGCGGCGGGCCCGGACGCGTCCGCTCCCCCCGCCCAACGTTGATGAAAAGTAATGACCCGAAAGAATATTTCCCCGAGGAGCGCGAGTGCAACGTGAACGGCGTAATGTGCTTTCATGGCGGCACAATTTGGAGACGGCTTTTCACGCTTCCCACCGGAGGAATGGATGTCACGCTCACAAcaatgtagatttttttgtttgttttcttcttttttatggGCTTAACCAAATACGCCCCCGTTGCTTGACAACAACGCGACTGCAAAACGATTGCACAAGTTATTTTACTGCaaacaaaggggggaaaaaaataaacattttattgcattttgttgtatttttattacagtgTATTGCATggcatttctttgcatttttattgtacTTAAATACATATTATTGAGTTTTGTTGTATCATTGCTGCATTTGATATTTAATTGTAGTTTCATGCAACttttgatattttattattgcatttaattgtagttttattgtctttaattgtatttttattgcattactattgcatttgattgtatttcagtgtatttttgtcattttgtgcataataaaatatcaattgcattttattatattcttattatatattttgttgcATTGTATCACAGTTTattccattcaaatgtattttattgcattttgtgGCATTCTTATGGCATTTTAATGTCTGAgtattttaatgtaatatttgcctttttattgtattgcatttgattgtattttaattgcatttcagtgtgcttttatcatattttaatgcattttgtaatttgtaattcatttaattgtatttgttgtaTTCTTATTGCATTTGATTATACTTTTATCGTATTTCTTTTGTATGGTTAtgtattttgttgaatttgttgcgttttattgtattttattaatctCTTCATTAAGTTTTAATTACTTTtatatgttttggtttttggggCCCCGACTAACCGttataaattcaataaaatttaatgaaattacagtaagtaatTCCAATATTTGCTTACATTTTattgatgaaataaaaatgtattgaattttgATATGTTTGGGCTCAATCATAGTCATGTAAAAATTAATCCAAATACATTTGGTAATAACAAACAactatttctattcattttattcctttttttcaaattattattctaGAATCATCCCTGTCAGACACTATTGTTTATTTGGAATTATCTCCACCAAATGAATTTATTTCTTCACAATTTTCCAGACTTAAAGATGAATGAAAGCAACAACGATAAAAGGTCCTTTCATCAGAGCggcttttatttaaataaaggttgatCGGTGATTCGACTTGTGGCCTTGCAGACTTTCAAATCAATTTGAA
This window of the Phyllopteryx taeniolatus isolate TA_2022b chromosome 21, UOR_Ptae_1.2, whole genome shotgun sequence genome carries:
- the triqk gene encoding triple QxxK/R motif-containing protein; translated protein: MGKKDASATNLPVDQYRKQIGKQDYKKTKSVLKATRLKAEAKKNSSGFRDALLVLVAIVFFVVCVYAFFYLNLSNEINMDTDVD